In the Sediminibacter sp. Hel_I_10 genome, one interval contains:
- a CDS encoding RNA methyltransferase produces MSNKIISSTQNTYIKQLVVLKEKSRERKKSGLFLIEGQRELSLAVKANYLIETVLFFPELISENDISKLVSAETEKIEINKEIFQKLAYRSSTEGVIAVAKLKAHHISDLKLTSENPLILVAEAPEKPGNIGALLRTADAANVDAVIIANPKTDLYNTNIIRSSVGCIFTNTLATGSTDEIISFLKAHNVNIYCATLQDATYYHEQNFTEPTAIVVGTEADGLTKTWREAAKKNIMIPMQGEIDSMNVSVAAGILIFEAKRQRGFY; encoded by the coding sequence ATGTCAAACAAAATCATAAGCAGCACCCAAAACACTTACATTAAACAACTTGTTGTGCTAAAGGAGAAATCCCGTGAACGCAAAAAGAGCGGACTTTTTTTAATCGAAGGACAGCGGGAATTAAGCTTAGCCGTAAAAGCAAATTACCTTATCGAGACAGTACTTTTTTTTCCCGAACTCATTTCTGAAAACGATATCTCTAAATTGGTTTCTGCCGAAACAGAAAAGATCGAAATCAACAAAGAGATTTTTCAAAAGTTGGCTTACCGAAGCTCTACCGAAGGTGTTATCGCCGTTGCTAAACTAAAAGCACATCACATTTCAGATTTAAAACTAACTTCAGAAAACCCACTGATTCTCGTTGCTGAAGCACCCGAAAAACCTGGAAATATTGGTGCTCTATTAAGAACGGCCGATGCGGCCAATGTAGATGCCGTGATTATTGCCAATCCAAAAACCGATCTTTATAATACAAACATCATTAGGTCTAGTGTGGGCTGTATTTTTACAAATACACTAGCCACAGGATCTACCGATGAAATTATTAGTTTCCTCAAAGCACACAACGTGAATATCTATTGTGCAACACTTCAAGACGCTACTTATTATCATGAGCAAAATTTTACTGAGCCTACAGCAATAGTTGTTGGCACAGAAGCTGACGGCTTAACAAAAACATGGAGAGAAGCCGCTAAAAAAAATATCATGATCCCCATGCAAGGAGAGATTGATAGTATGAATGTATCGGTAGCTGCGGGAATTCTTATTTTTGAAGCAAAACGACAAAGAGGTTTTTACTAA
- a CDS encoding DUF3810 domain-containing protein: MQKYKKTIIALSIIPQIILIKILAQFPEFVENIYSHGLYVFISKLMRYAFGWIPFSIGDLLYTVAVIYLLRWLVIHRKRIVTDTKHWFLDVLSTISIAYFAFHLLWAFNYYRLPLHQSLEIEHDYTTAQLIDFTKSLIAKTNAIHLSITNTDSAKVAMPYSKTELLKKVPEGYDHLAEQFPHLAYSPRSIKRSLYSVPLTYMGFSGYLNPFTNEAQIDGLIPTYKYPTTGSHEVAHQLGYAAENEANFIGSMAAMKHPDVYFKYSGHAFALRHCLGELFKRDPETYNLLVETVNKGILKNYQEVREFWDAYENPTEPLFKSTYNSFLKANNQSGGMESYSYVVALLVNYYAKHPLN; encoded by the coding sequence ATGCAGAAGTATAAAAAAACCATCATCGCGCTGTCGATTATTCCTCAAATCATTCTTATAAAAATTTTAGCTCAATTTCCTGAGTTTGTTGAGAACATCTACAGTCATGGCCTATATGTTTTTATTTCAAAATTAATGCGCTATGCCTTTGGTTGGATCCCATTCTCTATTGGTGATCTCTTATATACCGTTGCGGTCATTTACCTATTACGCTGGCTGGTAATTCATAGAAAAAGAATTGTAACCGATACCAAGCATTGGTTTTTGGATGTTTTAAGTACCATATCTATAGCCTATTTTGCGTTTCACCTTTTATGGGCCTTTAATTACTACCGTTTGCCTTTACATCAATCTCTAGAAATTGAACATGATTACACGACTGCCCAATTGATCGATTTTACAAAATCTCTAATTGCCAAAACCAATGCCATCCATTTGAGCATTACAAACACCGATTCTGCTAAGGTGGCCATGCCCTACTCTAAAACCGAATTGTTAAAAAAAGTACCCGAGGGTTATGATCATCTTGCCGAGCAGTTTCCTCATTTGGCGTATAGCCCTCGCAGTATCAAGCGGTCTTTATACAGTGTACCACTCACCTATATGGGGTTTAGCGGATATCTGAATCCTTTTACCAATGAAGCGCAAATTGACGGACTCATCCCAACCTATAAATACCCCACCACTGGTAGTCACGAAGTGGCCCATCAATTGGGTTATGCTGCCGAAAACGAAGCCAATTTTATAGGAAGCATGGCGGCTATGAAACATCCTGATGTTTATTTTAAATATTCGGGACATGCTTTTGCATTGAGGCATTGTTTGGGCGAGCTCTTTAAACGTGATCCCGAAACCTATAATCTGTTGGTAGAAACTGTAAATAAAGGAATTTTAAAAAATTATCAAGAAGTACGTGAGTTTTGGGATGCCTATGAAAATCCTACCGAACCTTTGTTTAAATCTACCTACAATAGTTTTTTAAAGGCCAACAATCAATCTGGTGGAATGGAAAGTTACAGTTACGTAGTTGCGCTACTGGTAAACTATTACGCAAAGCATCCTTTGAACTGA
- a CDS encoding VOC family protein, with product MLTEIHPKLPMRSKALTRNYYINKLGFHEFGNIDHPGYLMLKKDHIQIHFFEFKTLDPKENYGQIYIRTEHIDELYQQCLDNGVDIHPNGPLQIKPWGQKEFALLDPDHNLITFGQTMS from the coding sequence ATGCTCACCGAAATCCATCCGAAATTACCAATGCGTAGCAAAGCTCTAACACGCAATTATTATATCAACAAGCTTGGGTTTCATGAGTTTGGTAACATTGATCATCCTGGGTATCTCATGCTAAAAAAGGATCACATTCAAATTCACTTTTTTGAGTTTAAGACGCTTGATCCGAAAGAAAACTATGGACAAATCTACATTAGAACAGAACATATTGACGAACTCTATCAGCAATGTCTCGATAATGGCGTAGACATTCACCCTAACGGACCATTACAGATCAAGCCATGGGGACAAAAAGAATTCGCCCTTTTGGATCCAGACCATAACCTCATTACGTTTGGACAAACGATGTCATAA
- a CDS encoding aminoacyl-histidine dipeptidase, producing MNQDIRALEPKAVWNKFADLNAVPRPSKKEERVIAFMKNFGTQLNLETIVDEVGNVIIRKPATSGMEDRKTIVMQSHLDMVHQKNNDTDFDFDTQGIEMLVKGDWVKANGTTLGADNGLGVATIMAVLESTDIAHPAIEALFTIDEETGMTGAMGLKGGLLKGEILLNLDTEEDDEIGVGCAGGVDVTATRDYDLEETPEFKIGFQIKVKGLQGGHSGMQIHEGLGNANKIMNRLLFGGFENFGLRISEIEGGSLRNAIPRESNAVIVIDAIHEEAFKADMEDFISDIKKEFKTMEPDLLIEIKAIDAPSHIMDLGVQEGLTRAIYTAHNGVYRMSADIPNLVETSNNIAKVVVKDGQIKINCLTRSSVESSKWDMANALMSAFELIGCEVEFSGEYPGWTPNMDSDILKVLVPIYKNLNEGAMPHVAACHAGLECGILGQNYPEMDMISFGPTIKGAHSPDERAQISSVQKYWNFVLEILKEIPKA from the coding sequence ATGAATCAAGACATAAGGGCCTTAGAGCCAAAAGCAGTGTGGAATAAGTTTGCCGATTTGAACGCCGTTCCTAGACCTTCAAAAAAAGAGGAGCGCGTTATCGCCTTCATGAAAAATTTTGGGACACAGTTAAACCTTGAGACTATTGTTGATGAAGTGGGTAACGTTATCATTAGAAAACCGGCAACGTCTGGGATGGAAGATCGTAAAACCATCGTGATGCAATCGCACTTAGATATGGTACATCAAAAAAATAACGATACCGATTTTGATTTTGATACGCAAGGTATTGAAATGCTAGTCAAAGGCGATTGGGTAAAAGCCAATGGAACCACCTTAGGAGCAGATAATGGTTTAGGAGTGGCCACTATTATGGCCGTATTAGAAAGTACAGACATAGCCCACCCTGCCATTGAGGCCTTGTTTACTATTGATGAAGAAACAGGTATGACGGGCGCTATGGGTTTAAAAGGCGGCTTGTTAAAAGGTGAGATCTTATTAAACCTAGATACAGAAGAAGATGATGAGATTGGTGTAGGTTGTGCAGGAGGTGTTGATGTTACGGCTACTCGTGATTACGATTTAGAGGAAACCCCTGAATTTAAAATAGGATTTCAGATTAAGGTGAAGGGACTTCAAGGCGGACATTCGGGGATGCAAATTCACGAAGGCTTAGGTAATGCCAACAAAATCATGAACCGATTGCTGTTTGGTGGATTCGAGAATTTCGGATTAAGAATTTCAGAAATAGAAGGCGGAAGTTTGCGAAATGCCATCCCAAGAGAAAGCAATGCTGTTATTGTGATTGATGCCATACATGAAGAGGCCTTTAAAGCGGATATGGAAGATTTTATCTCAGATATCAAAAAGGAATTCAAAACGATGGAACCAGATTTGCTGATTGAAATCAAAGCTATCGATGCACCGAGCCACATCATGGATTTGGGAGTACAAGAGGGGCTTACCAGAGCCATCTATACAGCACATAACGGTGTGTACCGCATGAGTGCCGATATTCCTAATTTGGTGGAGACTTCAAATAACATTGCTAAAGTTGTGGTTAAGGATGGGCAAATTAAAATCAATTGTTTGACAAGAAGCTCGGTAGAATCCTCTAAATGGGATATGGCCAATGCTCTGATGTCTGCATTTGAGCTTATTGGTTGTGAAGTAGAATTTAGTGGGGAGTATCCTGGCTGGACCCCAAATATGGATTCAGATATTCTTAAGGTATTGGTTCCTATTTATAAAAACTTGAATGAAGGTGCAATGCCTCACGTTGCGGCTTGCCATGCTGGTTTAGAATGTGGTATTCTTGGCCAAAACTATCCCGAAATGGATATGATAAGCTTTGGACCAACCATTAAAGGCGCACATAGCCCAGATGAGCGTGCGCAAATATCTTCTGTTCAAAAATACTGGAACTTTGTGTTAGAGATCCTTAAGGAAATACCGAAAGCATAA
- a CDS encoding T9SS type A sorting domain-containing protein, whose product MLLTLRFIFICLFCSIFSFSQEINPPSDLSVCDNDTDEITAFDLNINDAAILGEQSPNDFSVTYHLTEASAISGESPLQSPYYNTANPQSIYVRLEELSTGNYDTASFNLLVNPIPAAANFVSRTFCSVNDQEPFTFDFTSLEPEILNGIPASGIQISYHLAEADAQENANAISNATSFEAEYYTNYFARIENEAGCFGVTILYFNTSIAPVPNNPTPLLACSPDGFATFDLDSKIPEIMEGIDLCSGCYHLSFHETIQNAESNINDVSGIYSNIVSNQQTLYVRLADEANECSNITTLSLIVNSGVAPEIETVETQEVCPSYLENYDLTQFEDTILNGLTNVSVSYFDDYIGLTSNGDPIVDPMTYDLSLDVATIYVRVSDLDSECSAYTEINFDYYNGCEVNCGMPLNMTFCYANGDEREFTYTSATSEPLVVSFNAGSIHTADRLLVIDSDGGAELYNGYGNDTGNGNIYDLSGLTIMSTGSSITVKIQSNFNNSCSLNDGYNEWNFDVFCASSLGFIEVNAFLDTNSNGVFDDTESLYNQGNFTYEQNNDGIINTVNTSTGTFFIGSEDASNTYDFSYNLYPEYQSCYSITTSSFNDVSVETGSVVSVDFPIENIAPCDDLGVYLINSAIPPRPGFTHLNQLVLQNSGFSTVTSGTVEVVLDPLLEYQGVTGVNPNYTITDTATGFTLDFVNLEQGDTEVISISLLCPATVNLGEVVENTAAYLDGSDDLVLSNNNSSLSEVVVGSYDPNDKMESHGPQIVFDEFTTSDEYLYYTIRFQNLGTFNADIVRIEDALDTGLDATTFQMLRASHDYTVTRTGNDLEWYFEDINLPAAQDDEAGSNGYVYFKIKPASGYAIGDMIPNTADIYFDFNEPVVTNTFETTFVETLSAEAFALNTFSLSPNPANDTVSITMTDNRFENVNVSLFDVQGKQILNTQISEGNQTDLNVSQLQSGLYFVKITNGQYEAVKKLVIN is encoded by the coding sequence ATGCTTCTAACTTTACGTTTCATTTTTATCTGCCTTTTTTGCTCCATATTTAGCTTTTCTCAAGAGATTAATCCACCGAGTGATCTCTCGGTTTGTGATAACGATACTGATGAAATAACTGCATTTGACCTAAACATCAATGATGCTGCGATTCTGGGAGAACAAAGTCCTAACGATTTTTCAGTTACCTACCATCTCACTGAAGCAAGTGCTATTTCTGGTGAAAGTCCTTTACAAAGCCCTTATTATAATACTGCCAATCCACAAAGCATTTATGTGAGATTAGAAGAATTGTCTACAGGTAACTATGATACGGCTAGTTTTAATCTTTTAGTCAATCCAATTCCTGCTGCAGCCAATTTTGTATCTAGAACATTTTGTTCGGTCAATGATCAAGAGCCATTTACTTTTGATTTCACGTCGTTAGAACCTGAAATTTTAAACGGTATACCGGCTTCGGGTATTCAAATTTCGTATCATCTTGCTGAAGCGGATGCGCAAGAAAATGCTAATGCAATTTCGAACGCGACAAGTTTTGAGGCCGAATATTATACAAACTATTTTGCACGAATAGAAAATGAAGCAGGATGCTTTGGTGTGACAATACTTTATTTCAATACTTCTATTGCTCCAGTGCCAAATAACCCTACACCACTGTTGGCTTGTAGTCCAGATGGTTTTGCAACTTTTGATTTAGATTCTAAAATTCCCGAAATCATGGAAGGTATCGATCTTTGCAGTGGTTGTTACCACCTTAGCTTTCATGAAACTATCCAAAATGCGGAATCAAATATTAATGATGTTTCAGGTATCTACAGCAATATTGTTTCTAATCAACAAACGCTTTATGTTCGTCTCGCCGATGAGGCAAACGAATGCTCAAATATTACTACGCTCAGTCTTATCGTCAATAGTGGCGTGGCTCCAGAAATAGAAACAGTAGAAACTCAAGAGGTTTGCCCTAGCTATCTCGAAAATTATGACCTTACTCAATTTGAAGATACCATCTTGAATGGACTGACTAACGTCAGCGTAAGTTATTTTGATGATTATATTGGTTTGACTAGCAATGGAGATCCTATTGTCGATCCAATGACATATGATCTATCATTGGATGTAGCCACTATTTATGTTAGAGTTTCTGATCTAGATTCTGAATGTTCTGCTTACACCGAAATTAATTTTGATTATTACAACGGCTGTGAGGTGAATTGTGGGATGCCATTAAATATGACCTTTTGCTATGCTAATGGTGATGAAAGAGAATTCACTTATACCAGTGCAACGAGTGAGCCTTTAGTGGTAAGTTTTAACGCAGGAAGTATTCATACTGCAGATCGATTATTAGTTATTGATTCAGATGGAGGTGCAGAGCTTTATAATGGATACGGTAATGATACCGGTAACGGGAACATCTATGATCTTTCTGGCTTAACGATCATGTCTACTGGAAGCAGTATCACCGTAAAAATTCAGTCTAATTTTAATAATAGCTGTAGTTTAAATGACGGTTATAATGAGTGGAATTTTGATGTATTCTGTGCTTCGTCTCTAGGTTTTATAGAGGTTAACGCTTTTTTAGATACAAATAGCAATGGTGTTTTTGATGACACTGAGTCTTTATATAACCAAGGCAACTTTACATATGAGCAAAATAATGATGGCATAATTAATACCGTAAATACATCAACAGGCACATTTTTTATTGGAAGTGAAGATGCATCAAATACTTACGATTTCAGCTATAATCTTTATCCTGAATACCAAAGTTGCTACAGTATTACTACGTCTTCATTTAACGATGTCTCTGTAGAGACTGGAAGCGTTGTTTCTGTAGATTTTCCGATAGAGAATATTGCTCCTTGTGATGATTTAGGCGTTTACTTAATCAATAGTGCGATACCGCCAAGACCTGGTTTTACACATTTAAACCAATTGGTACTTCAAAATTCAGGATTTTCAACAGTTACCTCAGGAACCGTTGAGGTGGTCCTTGATCCTTTATTAGAGTACCAAGGAGTTACAGGTGTTAATCCCAATTATACCATTACAGATACCGCAACTGGCTTTACGCTTGATTTTGTAAATCTGGAGCAGGGTGACACAGAGGTCATTTCAATTTCATTGTTATGTCCCGCAACCGTGAACTTGGGAGAGGTGGTTGAAAACACGGCTGCCTATTTAGATGGTTCAGATGATTTAGTGCTTAGTAATAACAACTCTAGTTTGAGTGAGGTTGTTGTAGGCTCTTATGATCCCAATGATAAAATGGAATCCCACGGCCCACAAATTGTATTTGATGAATTTACAACTTCAGATGAATATCTATATTATACCATTCGTTTTCAGAATTTAGGAACATTTAATGCCGATATTGTGAGAATTGAAGATGCCCTAGATACTGGCTTAGATGCCACAACCTTTCAAATGCTGCGTGCTAGCCATGATTACACAGTGACTAGAACGGGTAATGATTTAGAGTGGTATTTTGAGGATATCAACTTACCGGCCGCACAGGACGATGAAGCGGGGAGCAACGGTTATGTTTATTTTAAGATTAAACCAGCATCTGGCTATGCCATAGGGGACATGATTCCTAATACGGCAGACATTTATTTTGATTTTAACGAGCCTGTAGTTACCAATACCTTTGAGACTACATTTGTAGAGACCTTATCTGCGGAAGCGTTTGCTCTAAATACCTTTAGTTTGAGCCCAAATCCCGCGAATGATACTGTATCAATTACAATGACCGATAATCGCTTCGAAAATGTAAACGTGAGCCTATTTGATGTACAAGGAAAACAAATTCTGAATACTCAGATTTCCGAAGGGAATCAAACCGACCTGAATGTTTCTCAACTGCAAAGCGGACTCTATTTCGTTAAGATTACCAATGGCCAATATGAGGCAGTTAAGAAATTGGTAATTAACTAA
- a CDS encoding amidohydrolase family protein gives MKQIQLTIVFAFLLNFTLGFAQQTPAQKQTRPIAITGATAHIGNEEVIDNSIIIFKEGKITTVQDMTMAKFDISGMEIINASGKHVYPGFIVPNSTLGLVEIDAVRATEDDAEMGSWNPHIRSLIAYNTESKIVESMRPNGVLIGQITPRSGRISGTSSVVQFDAWNWEDAAIKTDDGIHMNWPNNFSRGRWWLGEDPAMKMNENYDKQVMEIQDYFNASKAYKKGNQDTVNLPYAALEGLFDGTKKLYINVDDEKGIIDAINFAKAQNVEHTVLIGAYEAYKVADFIKKNNISILLRRVHTRPESADDDYDLPFKLAKLLTDKGITVALQANGDMERMNSRNLPFYAGTTVAYGLTKEQALQLITLNAAKILGIDKDYGSLEAGKSATLFISEGDALDMRTNILSKAFIDGRDISLETHQTELWRRYSEKYDLQKKL, from the coding sequence ATGAAACAGATACAACTCACAATAGTCTTTGCGTTTCTATTGAATTTTACATTAGGATTCGCGCAACAGACCCCAGCCCAAAAACAAACTAGGCCCATTGCCATTACCGGAGCTACTGCTCATATTGGTAATGAAGAAGTTATTGATAACAGTATCATTATTTTCAAGGAAGGCAAAATAACAACTGTTCAAGATATGACCATGGCTAAGTTTGACATCTCTGGAATGGAAATTATAAACGCCTCTGGAAAACACGTTTATCCTGGCTTTATTGTACCAAATTCCACTTTAGGATTGGTAGAGATTGATGCAGTAAGAGCTACCGAAGATGATGCCGAGATGGGCTCTTGGAACCCCCATATCCGCAGCCTTATTGCTTACAACACGGAGTCAAAAATTGTAGAATCCATGAGACCTAACGGTGTCCTTATCGGACAAATTACACCCAGAAGTGGTCGCATTTCGGGAACCTCATCTGTAGTTCAATTTGATGCTTGGAACTGGGAAGACGCTGCCATTAAAACAGATGATGGGATCCATATGAACTGGCCAAATAACTTCTCTCGTGGTCGTTGGTGGTTAGGTGAAGATCCTGCCATGAAAATGAATGAAAATTACGATAAGCAGGTTATGGAAATACAAGATTATTTTAATGCCTCTAAAGCCTACAAAAAAGGCAATCAAGATACTGTGAATTTGCCTTATGCTGCTTTAGAAGGCCTATTTGACGGAACTAAAAAACTTTATATTAATGTTGATGATGAAAAAGGAATTATCGATGCCATCAATTTTGCAAAAGCACAAAATGTAGAACACACCGTATTGATAGGTGCCTATGAAGCTTATAAGGTTGCTGATTTTATCAAGAAAAATAACATCTCTATATTGTTGAGACGAGTGCACACCAGACCAGAATCTGCCGATGATGATTATGACCTGCCCTTTAAATTAGCCAAGCTATTGACCGATAAGGGCATTACCGTGGCATTACAAGCCAATGGCGATATGGAGCGTATGAACTCTAGAAACCTGCCTTTTTATGCGGGAACAACGGTTGCTTATGGATTAACCAAAGAACAAGCGCTTCAATTAATCACGCTAAACGCCGCAAAAATATTGGGCATCGACAAAGATTACGGATCCTTAGAAGCTGGTAAGAGCGCTACCTTATTTATTAGTGAAGGTGACGCTTTGGACATGAGAACCAATATCCTTTCAAAAGCCTTTATTGACGGACGTGATATTAGTTTAGAAACCCATCAAACGGAATTATGGAGACGTTACTCAGAAAAATATGATTTACAGAAAAAGCTTTAG
- a CDS encoding amidohydrolase family protein yields the protein MFKIRLAMAFCLCSFVVIAQEYFPANDGVKTTNTNYTALTNAKIYITPTQVLENATLLFKDGKVVASGASVSIPSNTTIINIEGKTIYPSFIDPFTSFGVEKPKGGSSGGRSPQYDASRTGFYWNDHIMPEQTALSKFNYDSKAAKELMAAGFGVVNTHVEDGIMRGTGTLIALNNDEGNGSRILAENSAQYLSFSKSEASNQSYPSSIMGAMALLRQVYYDADWYAKGNMKTKDLSLEALNANKNLVQIFDAGSRDNGLRADKVGDLFGIQYVILGGGDEYERIDDVKATNASYIIPINFRDAYDVENSFLSASLSLSDMRAWSQEPGNPKMLADHNIKFAFTTQDLKSPKTFMANLRKAIDYGLSKDQALAALTTVPAEMLKKSSEIGTLQNGAYANFLVTSGDIFDKKTTLYENWVQGTRTILEDMTVKDIKGDYEFNLAGETYNMSLKGEASKLKAEITSDGKKRGAKATYNDDWLYIAMTTKDSTEQKFIRLNANISNSDDLNGKALFPDGNEMTFYAKKIEQKEVTSEDNKKEDSDDEDSDDEDDTSKTMAPLTYPNMAYGFSELPKAETLLFKNATVWTGEKDGVLKNTDILIKNGKIAKIGKELSDGSAKVIDATGKHVTAGIIDEHSHIAAASINEGGQNSSAEVSIEDVVDAEDIDIYRNLAGGVTSIQILHGSANPIGGRSAIIKLKWGESPENLIYDDSPKFIKFALGENVKQSNWGESYRNRFPQTRMGVEQVYVDYFTRAKAYDDLKKSGKPYRKDIEMETLAEILNKERFISCHSYIQSEINMLMKVAERFNFNINTFTHILEGYKVADKMVEHGAGGSTFSDWWAYKYEVNDAIPYNAAIMHNAGVTVAINSDDGEMSRRLNQEAAKSVKYGNIPEEEAWQFVTLNPAKLLHIENRVGSLKVGKDADVVLWSDHPMSIYAKAEKTIIEGVTYFDIERDQMMRSQIRKEKSDLINQMMIAKNKGLKTQPIKKTEKDQMHCDYMDKQ from the coding sequence ATGTTTAAAATTCGATTGGCAATGGCATTTTGCCTTTGCAGTTTTGTAGTAATTGCTCAAGAGTACTTTCCTGCAAATGATGGTGTAAAAACCACAAACACCAACTACACCGCATTAACCAATGCTAAAATTTACATTACACCCACGCAAGTTTTAGAAAATGCCACTTTATTATTTAAAGACGGTAAAGTGGTGGCCTCTGGCGCTTCGGTAAGCATCCCTAGCAATACCACAATTATCAATATTGAAGGCAAAACCATCTATCCCTCTTTTATTGACCCGTTTACGTCCTTTGGTGTTGAAAAACCAAAAGGTGGCAGTTCTGGAGGTCGCAGTCCGCAATACGATGCCTCAAGAACAGGCTTTTATTGGAATGACCATATCATGCCCGAGCAAACTGCGCTCAGCAAATTTAATTATGACAGTAAAGCCGCTAAAGAATTAATGGCAGCCGGTTTTGGAGTTGTGAATACGCATGTTGAAGATGGTATTATGCGAGGTACGGGTACATTGATTGCCTTAAATAATGATGAGGGCAATGGCTCTCGAATTTTAGCCGAAAATTCTGCCCAGTATTTATCGTTTAGCAAAAGTGAAGCCTCCAACCAATCTTACCCGAGCTCTATTATGGGTGCTATGGCCTTGTTACGTCAAGTCTATTATGATGCAGATTGGTACGCTAAAGGCAATATGAAGACCAAGGATCTATCCTTAGAAGCCTTAAACGCTAACAAAAATCTAGTTCAGATTTTTGACGCTGGAAGTCGCGACAATGGATTACGTGCCGATAAAGTTGGTGATCTTTTTGGTATTCAATATGTCATTCTTGGTGGTGGCGATGAGTATGAACGTATTGATGATGTAAAAGCTACGAATGCCTCGTACATTATCCCGATAAATTTTAGAGATGCTTATGATGTAGAAAATTCATTTTTAAGTGCATCGCTTTCTTTAAGTGATATGCGCGCTTGGAGCCAAGAGCCAGGCAATCCAAAAATGCTGGCAGATCACAACATCAAATTTGCGTTTACAACGCAAGATTTAAAGTCGCCCAAAACGTTTATGGCTAATTTGAGAAAAGCGATAGACTACGGATTATCTAAAGACCAAGCCTTAGCCGCTTTAACCACGGTTCCTGCAGAAATGCTAAAGAAATCTTCGGAAATAGGAACGCTTCAAAATGGCGCCTATGCTAATTTCTTAGTCACTTCTGGTGATATTTTCGATAAAAAAACCACACTTTACGAAAATTGGGTTCAAGGCACTCGCACGATTCTTGAGGATATGACCGTTAAGGATATTAAAGGCGATTATGAATTTAACCTAGCGGGAGAAACTTATAATATGTCTCTTAAAGGCGAAGCGAGTAAACTAAAAGCTGAAATTACAAGCGACGGTAAAAAACGAGGAGCAAAAGCCACTTATAATGATGATTGGCTTTACATCGCTATGACCACTAAAGATTCTACCGAACAGAAATTCATTAGATTAAATGCCAATATTTCCAATAGTGACGACTTAAACGGAAAAGCACTATTTCCTGATGGCAACGAAATGACCTTTTATGCTAAGAAAATAGAGCAGAAGGAAGTCACTTCCGAAGACAACAAGAAGGAAGATAGTGATGACGAAGACTCAGATGATGAAGACGATACTTCAAAAACCATGGCGCCCCTTACCTATCCCAATATGGCCTATGGGTTTAGCGAATTACCAAAAGCAGAAACGCTACTCTTTAAAAATGCCACTGTATGGACGGGCGAAAAAGATGGCGTTCTCAAGAATACCGATATTTTAATCAAAAACGGTAAGATTGCGAAAATCGGCAAAGAATTGTCAGACGGCAGCGCAAAAGTAATTGACGCGACTGGGAAACACGTAACTGCCGGGATTATTGATGAGCACTCACACATTGCTGCTGCATCTATTAATGAAGGCGGACAAAATTCTTCTGCTGAAGTCTCTATAGAAGATGTTGTTGATGCTGAAGATATTGATATATATCGTAACCTAGCCGGTGGTGTGACGAGTATTCAAATTTTACATGGATCGGCAAATCCCATTGGCGGACGTTCGGCGATTATCAAATTAAAGTGGGGTGAATCTCCAGAAAATTTGATTTATGATGATAGTCCGAAGTTCATCAAATTTGCATTAGGCGAAAATGTCAAACAATCCAATTGGGGCGAAAGTTATAGAAATCGATTTCCTCAAACCAGAATGGGCGTTGAGCAGGTGTATGTAGATTATTTTACGAGAGCTAAAGCCTATGATGATCTCAAAAAGAGTGGAAAACCGTATCGTAAGGATATTGAAATGGAGACCCTTGCCGAAATTTTGAACAAGGAACGTTTTATTTCCTGCCATTCGTACATACAAAGTGAAATCAACATGCTCATGAAAGTTGCTGAGCGCTTCAATTTTAACATTAATACGTTTACCCATATTTTAGAAGGCTATAAAGTAGCCGATAAAATGGTAGAACATGGTGCTGGTGGCTCTACATTTAGTGATTGGTGGGCTTATAAATATGAGGTTAATGATGCCATCCCATACAACGCAGCGATCATGCACAATGCCGGCGTTACGGTGGCCATAAATAGTGATGATGGCGAGATGTCACGTCGTTTAAATCAAGAAGCTGCAAAATCTGTTAAATACGGAAACATCCCCGAAGAAGAAGCTTGGCAGTTTGTAACATTAAATCCAGCTAAACTGTTACATATTGAAAATCGTGTGGGGAGTTTAAAAGTAGGTAAAGATGCCGACGTTGTGCTTTGGAGTGATCATCCTATGTCTATTTACGCTAAAGCGGAAAAAACCATTATTGAGGGCGTCACCTACTTCGATATTGAAAGAGACCAAATGATGCGCTCACAGATTAGAAAAGAAAAAAGTGATCTCATCAATCAAATGATGATAGCCAAAAACAAAGGCTTAAAAACACAACCAATCAAAAAGACAGAAAAAGATCAGATGCACTGTGATTACATGGACAAGCAATAG